From the genome of Nicotiana sylvestris chromosome 2, ASM39365v2, whole genome shotgun sequence, one region includes:
- the LOC104218574 gene encoding aspartyl protease family protein 1, with protein sequence MANSYTSFNFFLAPIIFLAILGLQLQSSDGFGTFGFDIHHRYSDPVKGILDLHGLPEKGSVEYYSAWTQRDRFIKGRRLADTTNPTPLSFSGGNETFRLSSLGFLHYANVTVGTPGLSFLVALDTGSDLFWLPCDCSNCVRALETRSGRRINLNIYSPNTSSTGQIVPCNGTLCGQRRRCLSSQNACAYGVAYLSNNTSSSGVLVEDILHLETDNAQQKSVEAPIALGCGIRQTGAFLSGAAPNGLFGLGLESISVPSMLASKGLAANSFSMCFGPDGIGRIVFGDKGSPDQGETPLNLDQLHPTYNISLTGITVGNKITDVDFTAIFDSGTSFTYLNDPAYKVITENFDSQAKQLRIQPDGEIPFEYCYGLSANQTTFEVPDVNLTMKGGNQFFLFDPIIMLSLQDGSRAFCLAVVKSGDVNIIGQNFMTGYRVVFDREKMVLGWKPSDCYDSRESNDKSTTLPVNKRNSTEAPSPSSVVPEATKGNGSGNEPATSFPSVPSSRPAINHAPAHFNSYICQLMMALFSLFSYYLIIVSS encoded by the exons ATGGCTAATTCTTATACAAGTTTTAATTTTTTCCTTGCCCCTATTATTTTCTTGGCGATTCTGGGATTGCAATTGCAGAGCAGCGATGGGTTTGGGACGTTCGGGTTTGATATCCATCACCGGTATTCGGATCCGGTGAAGGGTATTTTGGACCTTCATGGATTGCCTGAGAAGGGAAGTGTTGAGTATTATTCAGCTTGGACTCAGCGTGATCGCTTTATCAAAGGTCGCCGCCTTGCTGATACAACTAATCCCACTCCTCTCTCTTTTTCAGGAGGAAATGAAACTTTCCGCCTCAGTTCTTTGGGATT TTTGCATTATGCAAATGTGACAGTGGGCACTCCTGGGCTATCATTTCTGGTGGCACTTGACACTGGCAGTGACTTGTTTTGGCTACCCTGTGATTGCAGCAATTGTGTGCGCGCCCTCGAGACACGCTCTGGACGA CGAATAAATCTCAATATTTACAGCCCTAATACGTCGTCAACGGGTCAGATTGTTCCTTGCAACGGCACTCTGTGTGGACAAAGGAGGCGATGCTTATCTTCACAAAACGCATGTGCTTATGGAGTTGCATATCTCTCCAATAATACCTCATCATCAGGGGTACTGGTGGAAGACATCTTGCACTTAGAGACAGATAATGCTCAACAAAAAAGTGTTGAGGCTCCAATTGCTCTAGG GTGTGGGATAAGACAAACCGGTGCATTTTTAAGTGGCGCTGCTCCTAATGGTCTATTTGGACTTGGCTTGGAAAGTATATCTGTTCCGAGCATGTTAGCAAGTAAAGGTCTTGCTGCAAATTCTTTCTCCATGTGCTTTGGCCCTGATGGTATTGGAAGAATAGTGTTTGGAGATAAAGGGAGTCCAGACCAAGGAGAAACACCACTCAATCTTGATCAACTACA CCCAACCTATAACATCAGCTTGACAGGAATAACAGTGGGAAACAAGATCACTGATGTTGATTTCACAGCCATTTTTGACTCTGGCACCTCATTCACATACTTGAACGACCCAGCTTACAAAGTCATTACAGAGAAC TTTGATTCTCAAGCAAAACAGCTACGTATTCAACCTGATGGCGAAATTCCTTTTGAATACTGCTACGGGCTAAG TGCAAATCAAACTACATTCGAAGTTCCTGATGTAAATTTGACAATGAAAGGCGGCAACCAGTTTTTTCTTTTCGATCCGATAATTATGCTCTCGCTCCAG GATGGTTCTCGCGCATTTTGCTTAGCTGTTGTGAAAAGTGGGGATGTCAACATCATTGGAC AAAATTTTATGACAGGCTATCGCGTGGTTTTTGATCGAGAGAAGATGGTTTTGGGTTGGAAACCATCCGATT GTTATGATTCTAGAGAATCCAACGACAAATCGACAACTCTGCCAGTGAACAAACGTAATTCTACTGAAGCGCCGTCGCCCTCCAGTGTGGTGCCAGAGGCCACCAAGGGAAATGGAAGTGGAAATGAACCCGCTACTTCGTTTCCATCTGTTCCGTCATCTAGACCTGCAATAAACCATGCACCAGCACATTTCAATTCCTACATTTGCCAACTTATGATGGCTCTGTTTTCCCTTTTTAGCTATTATTTGATCATTGTTTCTTCATGA